A genomic segment from Triticum dicoccoides isolate Atlit2015 ecotype Zavitan chromosome 1A, WEW_v2.0, whole genome shotgun sequence encodes:
- the LOC119368811 gene encoding uncharacterized protein LOC119368811 yields the protein MTWNDILGTKDCLEITLLFSSLEKQHQLGMQIHQYMYMRLIAGSSCTDILETSQEPLNLCAQEHADHDHNVTLDASPQDLNLEPDAGVAGMVGFLLIMHLELTHSALTRLYLSWEGNPLIVYDFGCMYR from the exons atgacttggaatgatatCCTTG GTACCAAGGATTGTTTAGAGATTACATTGTTGTTTTCTAGCTTGGAGAAGCAACATCAACTTGGGATGCAGATTCACCAATATATGTATATGCGTCTCATAGCGGGGAGCTCTTGCACGGAT ATCCTTGAAACGAGCCAAGAACCACTAAATTTGTGTGCTCAGGAACATGCAGATCAT GACCATAATGTCACTTTGGATGCTTCTCCCCAAGATTTGAATCTGGAGCCTGACGCAGGTGTTGCAGGGATGGTTGGATTTTTATTGATAATGCATCTGGAATTAACTCACTCGGCTCTAACTCGGCTCTATCTCTCTTGGGAAGGCAACCCCTTGATAGTTTATGATTTTGGGTGCATGTATAGATAG